A single genomic interval of Terriglobales bacterium harbors:
- a CDS encoding chemotaxis protein CheD: MFNRVLLAEDTTAALMIEEMMLKTPGPAPTLPQEYYPRLAEAGDVPRGRHYLIPGQIFASPQPFAITTIVGSGCALCLWDPSTGIGGACQFVFPDGPEDGLDPARYGNHATAALLQRLLDLGADPGALQAKLYGGAHPKITFGNARECLGHRNVKVAIHFLKEKNIRLVESEVGGTQGRKLVFQTDDGRAWWQRL, encoded by the coding sequence ATGTTCAACCGAGTCCTGCTGGCGGAAGACACGACCGCCGCCCTGATGATCGAAGAGATGATGCTGAAGACGCCCGGTCCCGCTCCCACACTACCGCAGGAATACTACCCGCGCCTCGCCGAGGCAGGCGATGTTCCGCGCGGCCGGCATTACCTGATCCCCGGCCAGATCTTCGCCAGCCCGCAGCCCTTTGCCATCACCACCATCGTGGGCTCAGGTTGCGCGCTGTGCCTGTGGGACCCCAGCACCGGCATCGGCGGCGCCTGCCAGTTCGTCTTTCCCGACGGGCCGGAGGACGGGCTCGATCCCGCCCGCTACGGCAACCACGCCACGGCGGCGCTGCTGCAGCGATTGCTGGACTTGGGCGCGGACCCCGGCGCGCTGCAGGCCAAGCTCTATGGCGGCGCGCACCCCAAGATCACCTTTGGGAACGCCCGCGAGTGCTTGGGGCACCGCAACGTCAAGGTCGCCATCCACTTCCTGAAGGAGAAAAACATCCGGCTGGTGGAAAGCGAGGTCGGCGGAACCCAGGGGCGCAAGCTGGTCTTCCAGACCGACGACGGCCGGGCGTGGTGGCAGCGGCTCTGA